The proteins below are encoded in one region of Enhydrobacter sp.:
- a CDS encoding response regulator, with translation MADAANLTGKQVLIVEDEFLVTMLIEDALGGLGCTVAGTAARFDEALEKARSLAFDVAILDVNLDGRRTFPIAELLAGHGRAFVFATGYGADRLPPALAGTPILPKPLQPGDLAQALQAALAVKDPSLRSG, from the coding sequence CTGATCGTGGAGGACGAGTTCCTGGTCACGATGCTGATCGAAGACGCGCTCGGCGGTCTCGGCTGCACGGTGGCGGGCACGGCGGCGCGCTTCGACGAGGCGCTGGAGAAGGCGCGCTCGCTCGCCTTCGACGTCGCGATCCTCGACGTCAATCTCGACGGCCGGCGCACCTTCCCGATCGCCGAGCTGCTGGCCGGGCACGGCCGCGCCTTCGTCTTCGCGACCGGCTACGGTGCCGACCGCCTGCCGCCGGCGCTCGCCGGCACGCCGATCCTGCCCAAGCCCCTCCAGCCCGGCGACCTCGCGCAGGCGCTGCAGGCGGCGCTGGCCGTCAAGGATCCTTCGCTGCGCTCGGGATGA